From the genome of Manduca sexta isolate Smith_Timp_Sample1 chromosome 14, JHU_Msex_v1.0, whole genome shotgun sequence, one region includes:
- the LOC115439821 gene encoding interaptin isoform X4, producing MARDPAKNTPGLVIKRHNIRIWCHDCDMARLQRVVWEGHGARLLSEVSNQPIVKRFLEAVPYIMNTVRDIHQAVVQNDLESVMKNSSDPVPPQILSSRDSNNMTVMHKAAGLGHSSILKYLVERYPQGINDVDNEGRTPLHYAASMRDEQHTYNLLVGLGADESIVDNKHKTPAYYINRPQEIDKTLFRNVPDAPRTASSAYPSTWDWKLLDNDVIAELNKKSRRRNLKASTENLLSKNYTNTISDSTDNRNDVMKASSTHEFISDLPDLDDGSKENKDEEENKQDLDTNKESEENGENNDNEDNKVQENVDNEENEQIVERGENENKHDDEEKQNIEEHHDDKENEVATENHNAEENNESVDTHHSEDIIKNQSYERKEEKDEKEVVTQTGDGKQESKENTVEENDKDPAAKYNEETTSKNTEPTKENIEGNIANNQKTTDITEPNNESINDSNVGKIEYSSENTSNITENSERIPENSEHVADNTEHIITDNIEIKTENIQHNITEHTEPNTQQSLHITDNTKHITENVDNAELDNAQSQIKESTENNKENSSKDENEKIESAPERPRTVTKRVPDAEEPNENNNTQRSEDTKSGHVINGRNTQESLIEGIISGEAEQDSQDASITEGKESVQREVLIVDNEIDPEVSDLINNANMEMLATLVLNGEGARLIGRSSRNTELQAFLDNVPIYMQKINKVHLAAKEGNIRDLQAALDRRKFAIARDPISPNGATPLHVATVFGKTNIIKYLGGRFPETLSAVDFEGRTALHYAAVLPDNGHYYTLLQQLGANSKDLDDNGRSAEDFFKNPSLLPFDQLLSDFGLSEEAVKSMFSDKVPEDQVSSRRSLEASEALETLERCYRLLASAKPSRTPLSASSNRTTPPLVLGRFLKRPIFELIKHRITKLDHDLFDVIWPAVKKLPDSRNIVQTVEEDFPGGISAPDYYVYDVFHEFLIPLIKDIHNINVHSDLIIHPQSDFVKTTSAKLSSEPFVELNIDPNNEFVLSGTIECSRNLEGFELPLNLKVGKLETIERIMTTILMQQDFAKFSEHSNPESDQKGGLYYTLNEVLEKPSEICATLASNGLLIALCDREEIDDSTRLHGKHWPYGRGVFVSEDKTVAIWINVHDHIRVLVSTSVESPGEIGLPFSKLSYIMTYLHEKLDFVWHEKLGHLSSRPTFLGTGLRISLVVNFPGLSKDPDNMKHLCAMRGLQYRETLSPDIARISNYQCLSITETNCFNDFATASSNLLHLERDLSMQNSAHIATMLSNIFRRKRSSIIDIEAVEKPENNN from the exons ATGGCGCGGGACCCCGCCAAAAACACACCAG GACTGGTGATAAAGCGACACAACATTCGAATATGGTGCCACGACTGCGACATGGCGCGGCTGCAGCGCGTCGTGTGGGAAGGGCACGGCGCGAGGCTGCTCAGCGAGGTCTCCAACCAGCCTATAGTCAAGAGGTTCCTCGAAGCCGTCCCGTATATCATG AACACCGTCCGAGACATCCATCAGGCAGTGGTGCAGAATGATTTGGAGAGCGTGATGAAGAACTCTAGCGACCCGGTTCCACCGCAAATTCTGTCGAGCCGTGATTCGAATAATATGACTGTTATGCACAag GCTGCAGGCCTAGGCCACAGCAGTATCCTGAAGTATCTGGTTGAGAGATACCCTCAAGGTATAAACGATGTCGACAACGAAGGCCGAACGCCGCTTCATTACGCCGCATCCATGAGAGATGAGCAGCACACATACAACTTACTAGTCGGCTTGGGAGCGGACGAGAGCATAGTTGATAAC AAACATAAAACACCGGCCTACTATATAAATAGACCACAGGAAATAGATAAAACACTGTTTAGAAACGTACCAGACGCTCCAAGAACCGCATCGAGTGCATACCCATCTACTTGGGATTGGAAGTTACTAGACAATGACGTGATCGCGgagctaaataaaaaatctagaagGAGAAATTTAAAAGCTTCCACTGAGAATCTTTTGAGTAAAAATTATACTAACACTATATCTGATAGCACTGACAACCGCAACGATGTTATGAAAGCTAGTAGCACGCATGAATTTATTAGCGATTTGCCAGATTTAGATGATGgtagtaaagaaaataaagatgAGGAAGAGAATAAACAGGATCTAGACACGAATAAG GAATCTGAGGAAAACggagaaaataatgataatgaagATAATAAAGTTCAAGAAAACGTCGACAACGAAGAGAACGAACAAATTGTAGAGAGAggtgaaaatgaaaataaacatgatGATGAAGAGAAGCAAAATATCGAAGAACACCATGACGATAAAGAAAATGAAGTTGCTACAGAAAATCATAATGCTGAAGAAAATAACGAATCTGTAGACACTCATCATAgtgaagatattattaaaaaccaatCTTATGAGAGAAAGGAAGAAAAGGATGAAAAAGAAGTTGTCACACAAACTGGTGACGGAAAACAAGAAAGCAAAGAAAATACAGTTGAAGAAAATGATAAAGATCCAGCCgcaaaatataatgaagaaaCCACTTCCAAAAATACTGAACCcactaaagaaaatattgaaggtAATATAGCCAATAATCAAAAAACTACAGACATAACTGAACCTAACAACGAATCTATCAATGATAGTAATGTAGGCAAAATTGAATATAGTTCAGAAAATACTAGCAATATTACAGAAAATTCTGAACGTATTCCAGAAAACTCTGAACACGTTGCAGATAATACTGAACATATTATCActgataatattgaaattaaaacagaaAACATTCAACATAATATCACGGAACACACTGAACCCAATACACAGCAATCCTTACATATAACAGACAATACTAAACATATTACAGAGAACGTCGATAATGCCGAGTTAGATAACGCACAGTCTCAAATCAAAGAATCTACagaaaacaataaagaaaacaGCTCTAAAGACGAAAATGAAAAAATAGAGAGTGCGCCTGAAAGACCTAGAACAGTTACTAAAAGAGTTCCAGACGCAGAAGAACccaatgaaaacaataataccCAACGAAGCGAAGATACAAAATCAG GACACGTGATCAACGGCCGAAATACACAAGAAAGTCTCATTGAAGGCATTATTAGTGGTGAAGCCGAACAGGATTCGCAAGATGCAAGTATTACTGAAGGCAAGGAATCGGTCCAACGAGAAGTACTGATTGTT GATAACGAGATAGATCCAGAAGTGTCCGATTTGATCAACAATGCAAACATGGAAATGTTGGCTACCCTAGTGTTGAACGGTGAAGGAGCAAGATTGATAGGAAGAAGTTCTAGAAATACAGAATTACAAGCATTTCTTGACAATGTACCTATCTATATG caaaaaataaataaagttcatttgGCGGCAAAAGAAGGCAATATACGGGATCTGCAAGCTGCACTAGATAGACGAAAATTCGCTATAGCCAGAGATCCAATATCACCAAACGGCGCAACTCCATTACATGTAGCAACAGTATTTGGaaagacaaatattattaaatatttaggaGGAAG ATTTCCCGAAACGTTGTCAGCGGTGGACTTTGAAGGAAGAACTGCTTTACATTACGCTGCTGTGCTACCAGACAATGGACATTATTATACCTTACTTCAACAACTTGGCGCTAATTCTAAGGATTTGGATGAT aaTGGCAGGTCGGCAGAAGACTTTTTCAAGAATCCGAGTTTGCTACCGTTCGATCAATTGTTATCAGATTTTGGTTTGAGCGAAGAAGCAGTAAAAAGTATGTTTTCTGATAAAG TTCCCGAGGACCAGGTGTCATCACGCCGATCATTGGAAGCATCAGAGGCATTGGAGACATTAGAACGCTGTTACCGTCTATTAGCATCAGCAAAACCATCTCGAACACCACTTTCTGCATCGTCCAATAGAACAACACCGCCACTTGTACTCGGCAGGTTTTTGAAGAGGCCAATTTTCGAATTAATCAAACACAGAATAACGAAACTGGACCATgatttatttgatgttatttgGCCGGCGGTAAAAAAGCTCCCTGATAGTAGAAACATCGTCCAGACAGTAGAGGAAGACTTTCCAGGAGGAATCAGTGCTCCTGATTACTATGTATACGACGTTTTCCATGAGTTTTTAATCCCACTGATAAAagacattcataatataaatgttcATTCTGACCTAATAATACATCCACAATCAGATTTCGTAAAAACGACATCAGCAAAACTTTCCTCTGAACCGTTTGTAGAGCTGAACATTGATCCTAATAATGAATTCGTATTGTCAGGAACTATAGAATGTTCTAGAAATCTGGAAGGTTTTGAATTGCCGTTAAATCTAAAGGTTGGTAAGTTAGAAACTATCGAACGGATTATGACCACTATATTAATGCAACAAGACTTCGCGAAATTTAGCGAACATTCAAACCCCGAATCAGATCAAAAAGGAGGACTTTACTATACTTTGAACGAAGTTTTAGAAAAACCCTCAGAGATATGTGCAACTTTGGCTTCGAATGGATTACTGATAGCGTTATGTGACAGAGAGGAAATCGATGACAGTACGAGATTGCATGGCAAACATTGGCCGTACGGACGCGGTGTGTTTGTAAGCGAAGATAAAACAGTGGCTATTTGGATCAATGTGCACGATCACATCAGGGTGCTTGTTTCTACATCAGTGGAGTCGCCCGGAGAAATTGGACTCCCGTTTAGTAAACTCTCATACATAATGACATACTTGCACGAGAAGCTAGATTTTGTATGGCATGAAAAACTAGGTCATCTATCAAGTAGGCCAACATTTTTAGGAACTGGACTTCGTATAAGTCTCGTCGTCAACTTTCCGGGTCTATCCAAGGACCCAGATAATATGAAACATCTTTGTGCAATGAGAGGACTCCAATATCGTGAAACTTTAAGTCCTGATATAGCAAGAATCAGTAATTACCAATGTCTAAGCATTACTGAAACGAATTGCTTCAATGACTTTGCAACTGCATCATCGAATCTTCTTCATTTAGAGAGAGATTTATCCATGCAAAACTCCGCACATATTGCGACGATGCTATCGAACATTTTTCGGAGAAAAAGAAGCAGTATTATTGACATAGAGGCCGTGGAGAAAcccgaaaataataattag
- the LOC115439821 gene encoding uncharacterized protein LOC115439821 isoform X3 — protein MARDPAKNTPGLVIKRHNIRIWCHDCDMARLQRVVWEGHGARLLSEVSNQPIVKRFLEAVPYIMNTVRDIHQAVVQNDLESVMKNSSDPVPPQILSSRDSNNMTVMHKAAGLGHSSILKYLVERYPQGINDVDNEGRTPLHYAASMRDEQHTYNLLVGLGADESIVDNKHKTPAYYINRPQEIDKTLFRNVPDAPRTASSAYPSTWDWKLLDNDVIAELNKKSRRRNLKASTENLLSKNYTNTISDSTDNRNDVMKASSTHEFISDLPDLDDGSKENKDEEENKQDLDTNKESEENGENNDNEDNKVQENVDNEENEQIVERGENENKHDDEEKQNIEEHHDDKENEVATENHNAEENNESVDTHHSEDIIKNQSYERKEEKDEKEVVTQTGDGKQESKENTVEENDKDPAAKYNEETTSKNTEPTKENIEENVDNAELDNAQSQIKESTENNKENSSKDENEKIESAPERPRTVTKRVPDAEEPNENNNTQRSEDTKSGKFREVSHISSPGGIVVDDMKANKLEQELGTDKSLYSLEPNDNKDPLNNTEGESTNESHIEEKESKNYENFSTTEIDPENSTDDYKDNSTDDFENNRNRRSVVSSAKSRAKTPSVDVSDLISHEGNNNIEKNEDDDDVRVQGDNHSEYSDSHNRSAGEVRDLGSAKRGHVINGRNTQESLIEGIISGEAEQDSQDASITEGKESVQREVLIVDNEIDPEVSDLINNANMEMLATLVLNGEGARLIGRSSRNTELQAFLDNVPIYMQKINKVHLAAKEGNIRDLQAALDRRKFAIARDPISPNGATPLHVATVFGKTNIIKYLGGRFPETLSAVDFEGRTALHYAAVLPDNGHYYTLLQQLGANSKDLDDNGRSAEDFFKNPSLLPFDQLLSDFGLSEEAVKSMFSDKVPEDQVSSRRSLEASEALETLERCYRLLASAKPSRTPLSASSNRTTPPLVLGRFLKRPIFELIKHRITKLDHDLFDVIWPAVKKLPDSRNIVQTVEEDFPGGISAPDYYVYDVFHEFLIPLIKDIHNINVHSDLIIHPQSDFVKTTSAKLSSEPFVELNIDPNNEFVLSGTIECSRNLEGFELPLNLKVGKLETIERIMTTILMQQDFAKFSEHSNPESDQKGGLYYTLNEVLEKPSEICATLASNGLLIALCDREEIDDSTRLHGKHWPYGRGVFVSEDKTVAIWINVHDHIRVLVSTSVESPGEIGLPFSKLSYIMTYLHEKLDFVWHEKLGHLSSRPTFLGTGLRISLVVNFPGLSKDPDNMKHLCAMRGLQYRETLSPDIARISNYQCLSITETNCFNDFATASSNLLHLERDLSMQNSAHIATMLSNIFRRKRSSIIDIEAVEKPENNN, from the exons ATGGCGCGGGACCCCGCCAAAAACACACCAG GACTGGTGATAAAGCGACACAACATTCGAATATGGTGCCACGACTGCGACATGGCGCGGCTGCAGCGCGTCGTGTGGGAAGGGCACGGCGCGAGGCTGCTCAGCGAGGTCTCCAACCAGCCTATAGTCAAGAGGTTCCTCGAAGCCGTCCCGTATATCATG AACACCGTCCGAGACATCCATCAGGCAGTGGTGCAGAATGATTTGGAGAGCGTGATGAAGAACTCTAGCGACCCGGTTCCACCGCAAATTCTGTCGAGCCGTGATTCGAATAATATGACTGTTATGCACAag GCTGCAGGCCTAGGCCACAGCAGTATCCTGAAGTATCTGGTTGAGAGATACCCTCAAGGTATAAACGATGTCGACAACGAAGGCCGAACGCCGCTTCATTACGCCGCATCCATGAGAGATGAGCAGCACACATACAACTTACTAGTCGGCTTGGGAGCGGACGAGAGCATAGTTGATAAC AAACATAAAACACCGGCCTACTATATAAATAGACCACAGGAAATAGATAAAACACTGTTTAGAAACGTACCAGACGCTCCAAGAACCGCATCGAGTGCATACCCATCTACTTGGGATTGGAAGTTACTAGACAATGACGTGATCGCGgagctaaataaaaaatctagaagGAGAAATTTAAAAGCTTCCACTGAGAATCTTTTGAGTAAAAATTATACTAACACTATATCTGATAGCACTGACAACCGCAACGATGTTATGAAAGCTAGTAGCACGCATGAATTTATTAGCGATTTGCCAGATTTAGATGATGgtagtaaagaaaataaagatgAGGAAGAGAATAAACAGGATCTAGACACGAATAAG GAATCTGAGGAAAACggagaaaataatgataatgaagATAATAAAGTTCAAGAAAACGTCGACAACGAAGAGAACGAACAAATTGTAGAGAGAggtgaaaatgaaaataaacatgatGATGAAGAGAAGCAAAATATCGAAGAACACCATGACGATAAAGAAAATGAAGTTGCTACAGAAAATCATAATGCTGAAGAAAATAACGAATCTGTAGACACTCATCATAgtgaagatattattaaaaaccaatCTTATGAGAGAAAGGAAGAAAAGGATGAAAAAGAAGTTGTCACACAAACTGGTGACGGAAAACAAGAAAGCAAAGAAAATACAGTTGAAGAAAATGATAAAGATCCAGCCgcaaaatataatgaagaaaCCACTTCCAAAAATACTGAACCcactaaagaaaatattgaag AGAACGTCGATAATGCCGAGTTAGATAACGCACAGTCTCAAATCAAAGAATCTACagaaaacaataaagaaaacaGCTCTAAAGACGAAAATGAAAAAATAGAGAGTGCGCCTGAAAGACCTAGAACAGTTACTAAAAGAGTTCCAGACGCAGAAGAACccaatgaaaacaataataccCAACGAAGCGAAGATACAAAATCAGGTAAATTTAGAGAGGTTTCTCATATTTCTTCTCCCGGAGGTATTGTCGTAGACGATATGAAAGCGAATAAATTAGAACAAGAATTAGGAACGGACAAAAGTCTATATTCTTTAGAACCTAATGATAATAAAGATCCACTGAATAATACTGAGGGTGAATCCACAAACGAATCTCATATTGAAGAAAAAGAATCCAAAAACTATGAAAatttctctactactgaaatcGATCCAGAAAATAGTACCGATGACTATAAAGACAATTCAACAgacgattttgaaaataaccGAAATCGCCGCTCGGTAGTCAGTAGCGCAAAAAGTCGTGCGAAAACACCATCTGTTGACGTTTCTGACCTAATTTCACATGAGGGcaataataacattgaaaaaaatgAAGACGACGATGACGTACGTGTGCAAGGAGATAATCACTCTGAATATAGTGACTCACATAATAGAAGTGCAGGCGAAGTACGCGATTTGGGCAGTGCCAAGAGAG GACACGTGATCAACGGCCGAAATACACAAGAAAGTCTCATTGAAGGCATTATTAGTGGTGAAGCCGAACAGGATTCGCAAGATGCAAGTATTACTGAAGGCAAGGAATCGGTCCAACGAGAAGTACTGATTGTT GATAACGAGATAGATCCAGAAGTGTCCGATTTGATCAACAATGCAAACATGGAAATGTTGGCTACCCTAGTGTTGAACGGTGAAGGAGCAAGATTGATAGGAAGAAGTTCTAGAAATACAGAATTACAAGCATTTCTTGACAATGTACCTATCTATATG caaaaaataaataaagttcatttgGCGGCAAAAGAAGGCAATATACGGGATCTGCAAGCTGCACTAGATAGACGAAAATTCGCTATAGCCAGAGATCCAATATCACCAAACGGCGCAACTCCATTACATGTAGCAACAGTATTTGGaaagacaaatattattaaatatttaggaGGAAG ATTTCCCGAAACGTTGTCAGCGGTGGACTTTGAAGGAAGAACTGCTTTACATTACGCTGCTGTGCTACCAGACAATGGACATTATTATACCTTACTTCAACAACTTGGCGCTAATTCTAAGGATTTGGATGAT aaTGGCAGGTCGGCAGAAGACTTTTTCAAGAATCCGAGTTTGCTACCGTTCGATCAATTGTTATCAGATTTTGGTTTGAGCGAAGAAGCAGTAAAAAGTATGTTTTCTGATAAAG TTCCCGAGGACCAGGTGTCATCACGCCGATCATTGGAAGCATCAGAGGCATTGGAGACATTAGAACGCTGTTACCGTCTATTAGCATCAGCAAAACCATCTCGAACACCACTTTCTGCATCGTCCAATAGAACAACACCGCCACTTGTACTCGGCAGGTTTTTGAAGAGGCCAATTTTCGAATTAATCAAACACAGAATAACGAAACTGGACCATgatttatttgatgttatttgGCCGGCGGTAAAAAAGCTCCCTGATAGTAGAAACATCGTCCAGACAGTAGAGGAAGACTTTCCAGGAGGAATCAGTGCTCCTGATTACTATGTATACGACGTTTTCCATGAGTTTTTAATCCCACTGATAAAagacattcataatataaatgttcATTCTGACCTAATAATACATCCACAATCAGATTTCGTAAAAACGACATCAGCAAAACTTTCCTCTGAACCGTTTGTAGAGCTGAACATTGATCCTAATAATGAATTCGTATTGTCAGGAACTATAGAATGTTCTAGAAATCTGGAAGGTTTTGAATTGCCGTTAAATCTAAAGGTTGGTAAGTTAGAAACTATCGAACGGATTATGACCACTATATTAATGCAACAAGACTTCGCGAAATTTAGCGAACATTCAAACCCCGAATCAGATCAAAAAGGAGGACTTTACTATACTTTGAACGAAGTTTTAGAAAAACCCTCAGAGATATGTGCAACTTTGGCTTCGAATGGATTACTGATAGCGTTATGTGACAGAGAGGAAATCGATGACAGTACGAGATTGCATGGCAAACATTGGCCGTACGGACGCGGTGTGTTTGTAAGCGAAGATAAAACAGTGGCTATTTGGATCAATGTGCACGATCACATCAGGGTGCTTGTTTCTACATCAGTGGAGTCGCCCGGAGAAATTGGACTCCCGTTTAGTAAACTCTCATACATAATGACATACTTGCACGAGAAGCTAGATTTTGTATGGCATGAAAAACTAGGTCATCTATCAAGTAGGCCAACATTTTTAGGAACTGGACTTCGTATAAGTCTCGTCGTCAACTTTCCGGGTCTATCCAAGGACCCAGATAATATGAAACATCTTTGTGCAATGAGAGGACTCCAATATCGTGAAACTTTAAGTCCTGATATAGCAAGAATCAGTAATTACCAATGTCTAAGCATTACTGAAACGAATTGCTTCAATGACTTTGCAACTGCATCATCGAATCTTCTTCATTTAGAGAGAGATTTATCCATGCAAAACTCCGCACATATTGCGACGATGCTATCGAACATTTTTCGGAGAAAAAGAAGCAGTATTATTGACATAGAGGCCGTGGAGAAAcccgaaaataataattag